A genomic region of Pongo pygmaeus isolate AG05252 chromosome 7, NHGRI_mPonPyg2-v2.0_pri, whole genome shotgun sequence contains the following coding sequences:
- the RNF122 gene encoding RING finger protein 122 isoform X2: MHPFQWCNGCFCGLGLVSTNKSCSMPPISFQDLPLNIYMVIFGTGIFVFMLSLIFCCYFISKLRNQAQSERYGYKEVVLKGDAKKLQLYGTCAVCLEDFKGKDELGVLPCQHAFHRKCLVKWLEVRCVCPMCNKPIAGPSEATQNIGILLDELV; this comes from the exons GGTGTTTCTGTGGCCTGGGACTGGTTAGCACCAACAAGTCCTGCTCGATGCCACCCATCAGTTTCCAAGACCTTCCGCTCAACATCTATATGGTCATCTTCGGCACAGGCATCTTTGTCTTCATGCTCAGCCTTATCTTCTGCTGCTATTTTATCAG cAAACTCCGGAACCAGGCACAGAGTGAGCGATACGGATATAAGGAG gTGGTGCTTAAAGGTGATGCCAAAAAGTTACAATTATATGGG ACCTGCGCAGTCTGTCTGGAAGACTTCAAGGGGAAGGATGAGTTAGGCGTGCTCCCGTGCCAACACGCCTTTCACCGCAA GTGTCTGGTGAAATGGCTGGAAGTTCGCTGTGTCTGCCCCATGTGTAACAAGCCCATTGCTGGTCCCTCAGAGGCCACGCAGAACATTGGGATTCTATTGGATGAGCTGGTGTGA
- the RNF122 gene encoding RING finger protein 122 isoform X1, whose translation MHPFQWCNGCFCGLGLVSTNKSCSMPPISFQDLPLNIYMVIFGTGIFVFMLSLIFCCYFISKLRNQAQSERYGYKEVVLKGDAKKLQLYGQTCAVCLEDFKGKDELGVLPCQHAFHRKCLVKWLEVRCVCPMCNKPIAGPSEATQNIGILLDELV comes from the exons GGTGTTTCTGTGGCCTGGGACTGGTTAGCACCAACAAGTCCTGCTCGATGCCACCCATCAGTTTCCAAGACCTTCCGCTCAACATCTATATGGTCATCTTCGGCACAGGCATCTTTGTCTTCATGCTCAGCCTTATCTTCTGCTGCTATTTTATCAG cAAACTCCGGAACCAGGCACAGAGTGAGCGATACGGATATAAGGAG gTGGTGCTTAAAGGTGATGCCAAAAAGTTACAATTATATGGG CAGACCTGCGCAGTCTGTCTGGAAGACTTCAAGGGGAAGGATGAGTTAGGCGTGCTCCCGTGCCAACACGCCTTTCACCGCAA GTGTCTGGTGAAATGGCTGGAAGTTCGCTGTGTCTGCCCCATGTGTAACAAGCCCATTGCTGGTCCCTCAGAGGCCACGCAGAACATTGGGATTCTATTGGATGAGCTGGTGTGA
- the LOC129042053 gene encoding large ribosomal subunit protein uL16-like yields MAANSSFLGGVHGLFLVWVALRDLGNRPFKCMFMSLTLHYPRSRLQTGIQGAFGKPQGIVARVHIGQVKSICTKLQNKEHVIEAPCRAKFKFPGRQKIHISKKWGFTKFNVDECEDMVAEKQLIPDGCRVKYIPNHDPLDKWQVRHW; encoded by the coding sequence ATGGCTGCAAACAGCAGCTTTCTTGGTGGTGTACATGGCCTGTTTCTTGTATGGGTTGCTCTAAGGGACCTTGGAAACAGGCCTTTCAAATGTATGTTCATGTCTCTGACCTTGCACTATCCCCGAAGTAGGCTCCAAACAGGCATTCAAGGTGCCTTTGGAAAGCCCCAGGGCATTGTGGCCAGGGTTCACATTGGCCAAGTTAAGTCCATCTGCACCAAGCTGCAGAACAAGGAGCATGTGATTGAGGCGCCATGCAGGGCCAAGTTCAAGTTCCCTGGCCGCCAGAAGATCCACATCTCCAAGAAGTGGGGCTTTACCAAGTTCAATGTGGATGAATGTGAAGACATGGTGGCTGAGAAGCAGCTCATCCCAGATGGCTGCAGGGTCAAGTACATCCCCAATCATGACCCTCTGGACAAGTGGCAGGTCCGGCACTGGTGA